Genomic DNA from Sphingobium sp. V4:
GGGCGGGCCGCGGCGGTCGCTGGGGCGGTCATAGCCGTAGCCGCCACCATAATTGTCCGAGGTACAGGCGCCGAGCGGCAGCATCGCAAGGATGGCGGCGGCCAATAAGGGCTTGTGCATGATGGTCTCTCCTGTGTCGCCCTGTCGCAGGATCAACCCCGGAACGGAGCGATGGTTGCGTCGGGCGATTGTCGCGGCGGCAGAGGGAATGCCGCCCGCCGAGGCCGTGAGAGGGGGGAAGAGCGGCGTCGGGCGGGCGGCGACCGGCGGCGAGCGGGGGGATGTGCCGCCGGGAGGGGGAAGAGACGTCAGTTGGGCAGGGGACGGGTCGGGCTGGTGGCCGGCGAGACGACCGGGCCGGTCGGCGTCGCGGGGGCGGCGCTCTGGTCGGCGAGATTGGCCCTGGCGTCGTTATAGCGGGTGACGAGATCATTCTTGAACTCGGTCAGCTTGCCTTCGTCATAGAGTTTCTTGCCGACATAGCCGGCGATGGCGCCGAAGATCAGGGTGCGGATCATGGGGGTGCTCCTTGTTTTGGGGTTTGGAGCGATAACCGGCGGGGCGGCGGCGAGTTCCCCGAAATTCGAGCCGCGCGTCGGGACGCCCTCAGGCGTCGGCGACGGGGAGGTGTTCGCCCTGTTCGCGGCGGGCGCGGTTGGCGTCGCCCAGATCCTGGCGGCGGGCCATGGCGAGGAAGGCGGCTTCGGAGCGCAGGCAGCGGTCGCGGACATTGTCCAGCGTGGCGGAGTCGGCTTCGCCGCGGGCCTTGGCGGCGAGGGCGCGATAATCGGGATTGGCCATGGTGCGCTCCTGTAAGGGGAAAGAGGGAGCAGATGGCGCCGGGCCGGGCGACGCGCGATCGCGCCACCCGGCCCGAAACCGGGCCGATTTATTCGGCGTGCGAGATGTTCACGGCCGCCATCTTGCCGCGACGGTCCTGCTCCAGATCATAGGAGACGCGGTCCTTTTCGCGCAGCGTGGCGAGGCCAGCGCGCTCGACGGCGGTGATGTGGACGAACGCGTCCGGGCTGCCGTCATCGGGGGCGATGAAGCCATAGCCCTTGTCGGCGTTGAAGAATTTGACGGTTCCGACGATGCTCATGGAATATTCCTTCTTTCAATGCGACGCATCCCGCGTGGACGCGCCGGGTTGCTAGAGGGGCAGGGAAAGAAGGATATAGGGAGCCGCAAAGCGCCGAAGACCGTCGATTTGCGACTATAGCCCAACCCATATAGGGCATCCCGGCCGAAATAGCAAATCGGCGGCCAGACGGGCGGGCGACAGGCGCATGGCGGGGGCAACAGGCGTGCGGGCCGACGGGGCGGGGCGATCAGCCGGGACGCGCCTGCGCCGCCGCGCCCGTCGCCGCCGCCGTGCCGCCGCCCTGGGCGAAGCCGAAATAGGCGTCGCGGGCGCGGGCCGCGGCCTCCGCATAGGGGCGGTGCTCCTCCTCGTCGCGCAGGGCCAGGGCTTCCTCCTCCTGTGGCGTCAGGTCGCGCTCATAATCGTCGGGATCGTAAAGTTCGTCGCTTTCCTCTCCGTCGAAGCCGGGCGGGGCGGGATAGTCGGTGCGCCAGACCTCCCGATCGTCATCCCACCAGATACCGCGCAGCCGGGCGGCGGCTTCCTCGGGCGGAAGGGTCATGAGCCGGACCGGCGGGGTGCGAAGTTCACACCGTTCCTGCATATCGGAAATCTGCGGTTTCTGGCCCCCGCGCAGGGCGAGGCGGGCGGCGATGAAGAGGGCCACCGAGGCGGCGGGGGAGAGGGCGGTCGCGGCCTCTTCGGCGACCGGATCGGGCGTGTCGGGCATGGCGCCGTCGAGCATCCGGGCGTCGTCCATATGGCGGGCGCTGGGTTCGGCGCCGGGGCGGGGCAGGTCGAGGCGGTCGGCTTCGTCGCGCGCCGCCTCTTCCGGGCAGATCAGGTCGAGAAAGGCGACGAAATCCTGCGCGACGACGCGGGCGAGCGCGGCGTCGGACCCTTCGGGCGGGGAATCCGCCATGCGATCCAGCCGCGACAGCATCGACATGGCGAGCCGGTTGTCGTGGCGGTGGCGGGTGACTTCGAAATTATCCTCGTCGCGGCGGATCGTGTCGGTGCAGCCGGTGATGGCGCGGGCGAGCAGATCATCGGCGAGGCGCGCGCGGGCGATGAGGATGGCCGCGTCCCAGCCGAGGCGAAAGGCCGCGCCGTCGCGGCGGATGCGCAGGGCATAGGCCGAGCGGGCGGTGATGCGGACGGATTCGCAGGCGAGGCGGACGACGCCGCTGGACGCCAGGGTTTCGAGGAAACGGCGCTGGCGCGCGGGCGACCAGCCATCCTCGCGGATCTGCGGCGCGGCGGTGGGGAGGGGCGGGAATTGCACGGTCATGGCAAGGCTCCTGCATGAAGAATGAGGCTTGCCGGGAGGGTAGGCAGATCAGGGGCGTGTAGGACAGCAAATAGGATTTTGGGGAGGAAGGTGGCGGTTTACCAGTTGCCCCCGGCGTCCTTGATGGCTTTCAGCAGCGCCTTTTTGGAGGCGGTGCGGCGCGTTCCGCTGTTGCGGGGCATGATCGCGGCATCGCCCAGCGCCTCGCGGCCGCGCGCGAGGTCGCGCCCAAACTCTTCGAGCGAAATGGCCGGTCGGCTAGATTTGTAGGTCCGAAACGCCAAAATCGTTTCCCGTTTCTTCGCGGATGCGCCTTTCCATATAATGGAGGTCGAGGTCTTTCGAAAGTCCGAAGAGAATACGCGCCTGTTCCAGCATTTCG
This window encodes:
- a CDS encoding cold-shock protein, producing MSIVGTVKFFNADKGYGFIAPDDGSPDAFVHITAVERAGLATLREKDRVSYDLEQDRRGKMAAVNISHAE